One stretch of Euphorbia lathyris chromosome 7, ddEupLath1.1, whole genome shotgun sequence DNA includes these proteins:
- the LOC136235903 gene encoding gibberellin 20 oxidase 2-like yields MDSYVSALPLSSPKKQKETPVYEWSLLREQTHVPTEFVWPDDELVKAKENLSAPVVDLEGFFGGDEEKILKIADLIRVACLEHGFFQVINHGVDLNLINTAQYQMDSFFKLPAAEKNKALKIPGSLSGYSSAHSQRFSSKLPWKEMLSFHYYQNPDPVVLNFFTSKMGKDFEQTGMVYQKYSEAMQELGLSIMEILGISLGVDRLDYRKFFEDGTSLLRCNYYPPCQEPDLTLGTGPHTDPTSLTILHQDEVGGLEVFSDNVWKAVEPVPGALVINIGDTFQALSNGIYKSCMHRAVVNKSTERKSMAFFVSPREDKVVSAPHQLGKRVYPDFTWSQFVHFTQKHYRADGSTLHNFVTWLISKSENA; encoded by the exons ATGGATTCCTATGTCTCTGCACTTCCCTTGTCATCCCCAAAAAAACAGAAAGAAACTCCAGTTTATGAATGGTCTCTTCTGAGAGAACAAACCCATGTCCCGACTGAATTTGTTTGGCCTGATGACGAGTTAGTCAAAGCCAAAGAAAATCTGTCTGCACCAGTTGTGGATCTTGAGGGTTTCTTTGGAGGAGATGAGgagaaaattctgaaaattGCTGATTTGATTAGGGTTGCTTGCTTGGAACATGGTTTTTTTCAAGTGATCAATCATGGGGTTGATCTGAATTTGATCAATACGGCTCAATATCAGATGGATAGCTTCTTTAAACTTCCTGCTGCTGAAAAAAATAAGGCTCTCAAAATCCCCGGCAGCCTTTCCGGCTATTCTAGTGCCCATTCTCAACGTTTCTCCTCCAAATTGCCTTGGAAAGAGATGTTGTCTTTCcattattaccagaatcctgATCCTGTTGTCTTGAACTTCTTCACATCCAAAATGGGCAAAGATTTTGAACAAACCGG GATGGTGTATCAGAAATATTCTGAAGCGATGCAAGAGTTGGGGCTTTCTATAATGGAGATATTGGGAATCAGCTTAGGAGTTGATAGGCTTGATTACAGGAAATTCTTTGAAGATGGTACGTCTCTGTTAAGGTGTAACTATTACCCTCCGTGTCAGGAGCCGGATCTGACTCTTGGAACCGGACCTCATACTGATCCGACTTCTCTAACCATACTTCACCAAGATGAAGTTGGTGGGCTTGAGGTTTTTTCAGACAATGTGTGGAAGGCTGTTGAGCCTGTTCCTGGAGCCCTGGTCATCAACATCGGTGACACTTTCCAG GCGCTGTCGAATGGGATATACAAGAGTTGCATGCACCGGGCAGTCGTTAACAAGTCAACCGAGAGGAAATCAATGGCGTTCTTTGTTTCGCCTAGAGAAGACAAGGTCGTGAGTGCACCGCACCAACTCGGGAAACGAGTTTACCCAGATTTTACTTGGTCTCAGTTTGTTCATTTCACTCAAAAGCACTACCGAGCTGATGGATCCACCCTTCACAACTTTGTCACTTGGCTCATTTCCAAGTCCGAGAATGCTTAG